In Quercus robur chromosome 11, dhQueRobu3.1, whole genome shotgun sequence, the following proteins share a genomic window:
- the LOC126705123 gene encoding putative disease resistance protein At1g50180 — MAEFVVSGVVERLGKLLLQEANFLSGVSHQVEMLQNELKLMQSFLKVADTKQDESDLVRQLVTQIRDLAYDAEDIIATYALKVGSRGVKQCACILGEGITVHQVGSKIDVIKTRISNLKQSFQDYGIEKSTIQAGRLSSLTETQREQRQTFSHPEHDVVGFNDGLNKLVNFLLKEEGGKRVASICGMGGLGKTTLAKMVYNNPKVKQHFNCCSWVYISQQCQRRPVLEEILINLLSQSQKDEIQKSDEVDIIKKQKDQIRKLDEVDIINKLYQVQFDQKCLVVLDDIWNEEAWNKLREAFPKEATNSKILLTSRNQQVCQHVDPGGFHYQLQHLNDVESLELLEKIAISGRKDCVTKTKTNVEKFGKRMIGYCGGLPLAIIVLGGLLAAKQTQDEWGDVLGCHFPEDFEIPTRKLIRMWMGEGFISQIQHEGEREDTMDDVGDRYLRELVQRCMVLVGKRGLHGRIKTCRMHDLMRDFCVSKAQEENFLHFTNILSMKQCEVQIGKVRRLAIIPKSGDNYIEGVKFKEYPYLRSLLHFMPSRNYSQFKESCFKKFKLVRVLYLENFNKDNKKLPKDIGCLIHLRYLSLKDSNINKVPSSIGNLRCLETIDLRIHSDDSYEPIVPNVFKYMKQLKHLYLPYVYRVRFELELSNLSYLQSLVSVDPKTIQIPTWFKLSRLQLLKVRINKQAQDATQILQILISRCPHLEKLNIFKPIKKLPEAHQFSPYLFKLILWGTNLEADPMATLEKLPNLKLLRLFGSFFQMKNMACSERGFLVLQTLVIGFCDNLEQWRVEEGAMPSLSHLTIDSCQSLKTIPDELRFITTLKELEIKHMPKSFKDRLHEGGPDFYKVQHVQRMVIRYSNEFLHI, encoded by the exons ATGGCGGAGTTTGTTGTATCCGGTGTAGTAGAAAGGCTTGGTAAATTGCTTTTACAAGAAGCAAACTTCTTGTCCGGAGTGAGTCACCAAGTTGAGATGCTACAAAATGAGCTCAAACTAATGCAAAGCTTTCTAAAAGTTGCAGATACAAAGCAGGATGAATCAGATCTTGTAAGGCAGTTGGTTACTCAAATAAGAGATCTTGCTTATGATGCAGAAGATATCATTGCTACATATGCTCTCAAAGTTGGATCTAGAGGCGTTAAGCAGTGCGCTTGCATCTTGGGTGAAGGAATTACAGTGCACCAGGTTGGCTCAAAGATTGATGTTATCAAGACAAGAATTTCTAATTTGAAACAGAGTTTTCAAGACTATGGCATAGAAAAATCAACAATTCAAGCAGGCAGGCTGAGTTCTTTGACTGAGACGCAACGAGAGCAAAGACAAACATTTTCTCATCCTGAACATGACGTTGTTGGGTTCAACGATGGTCTAAATAAATTGgtgaattttttgttgaaagaagAGGGAGGCAAAAGAGTTGCTTCCATATGTGGTATGGGTGGTCTAGGTAAAACCACTCttgccaaaatggtttacaacaACCCCAAAGTCAAGCAACACTTTAACTGCTGTTCTTGGGTATATATCTCACAACAATGTCAAAGAAGACCTGTTTTGGAAGAAATTCTGATTAACcttctctctcaatctcaaaaGGATGAAATTCAAAAGTCAGATGAAGTAGATATTATTAAGAAACAAAAGGATCAAATTCGAAAGTTAGATGAAGTAGatattattaataaactttACCAAGTTCAGTTTGATCAAAAGTGTTTGGTGGTTTTAGATGATATTTGGAATGAGGAGGCTTGGAACAAACTACGTGAAGCCTTCCCAAAGGAGGCTACGAACAGTAAAATTTTGCTTACCTCTCGTAATCAACAAGTGTGTCAGCATGTAGATCCCGGAGGTTTCCATTATCAATTGCAGCATCTAAATGATGTTGAGAGTTTGGAATTGCTTGAGAAGATAGCAATATCTGGAAGAAAAG ATTGTGTGACCAAAACTAAAACTAATGTGGAGAAGTTTGGAAAGAGAATGATTGGATATTGTGGGGGTTTACCGTTGGCAATCATTGTACTTGGAGGTCTTTTGGCAGCAAAGCAAACACAAGATGAGTGGGGCGATGTGCTTGGAT GCCATTTCCCAGAGGATTTTGAGATACCTACAAGAAAATTGATTCGAATGTGGATGGGAGAAGGTTTTATATCACAAATTCAGCAcgaaggagaaagagaggataCAATGGATGATGTGGGAGACCGATATTTAAGAGAGTTAGTGCAGAGGTGCATGGTTTTGGTGGGGAAAAGAGGCTTACATGGAAGGATTAAAACTTGTCGAATGCATGATCTTATGCGGGATTTTTGCGTATCAAAAGCCCAAGAGGAAAATTTTCTCCATTTCACCAATATTCTTTCCATGAAACAATGTGAAGTGCAAATCGGTAAAGTTCGAAGACTTGCTATCATTCCGAAATCTGGTGATAATTACATTGAGGGAGTTAAATTCAAAGAATATCCTTACCTCAGGTCTCTTCTCCACTTTATGCCTAGTCGAAATTATTCTCAATTTAAAGAGTCTTGTTTCAAGAAATTCAAGTTGGTTAGAGTCTTATATTTGGAGAATTttaacaaagacaacaaaaaattaCCTAAAGACATTGGATGTCTCATCCACTTGAGATATTTATCTCTCAAAGATAGCAATATAAATAAGGTGCCATCATCTATTGGCAATTTGAGGTGCTTGGAGACAATAGATTTGCGGATCCACTCAGACGACTCATATGAACCGATAGTGCCAAATGTGTTTAAGTATATGAAACAATTGAAGCATCTTTATTTACCCTACGTTTATAGGGTACGTTTTGAGTTGGAACTAAGTAATCTTAGTTATTTGCAATCATTGGTGAGTGTTGATCCCAAAACCATCCAAATTCCCACATGGTTCAAACTTAGCCGTCTTCAACTTCTTAAAGTGAGGATTAATAAACAGGCCCAAGATGCAACACAAATACTACAAATACTAATATCAAGGTGTCCACATTTAGAAAAGCTAAATATATTTAAACCCATAAAGAAGCTTCCAGAAGCTCACCAATTCTCTCCATATCTATTTAAGTTGATTTTATGGGGGACTAACCTTGAGGCAGACCCAATGGCAACGTTAGAGAAGTTGCCCAACTTAAAACTCCTCCGCCTTTTTGGCAGCTTCTTTCAAATGAAGAATATGGCTTGTTCTGAAAGAGGATTTCTTGTACTTCAAACTCTTGTCATTGGTTTTTGTGACAACTTAGAGCAGTGGAGGGTGGAGGAAGGAGCCATGCCAAGTCTCAGCCATTTGACAATTGATAGCTGCCAAAGCTTGAAGACTATTCCAGATGAATTGAGGTTCATCACAACCCTCAAGGAATTGGAGATCAAACACATGCCAAAGTCATTCAAAGATAGGCTTCATGAAGGAGGACCCGATTTTTACAAAGTCCAACATGTGCAGAGAATGGTAATCAGGTACAGTAATGAATTCTTGCATATTTGA